In the Haliaeetus albicilla chromosome 7, bHalAlb1.1, whole genome shotgun sequence genome, one interval contains:
- the RUNDC3A gene encoding RUN domain-containing protein 3A isoform X2: METSCLQAAMALGLSSKKASSRNIAVERKNLITVCRFSVKTLLEKYTAEPIDDSSEEFVNFAAILEQILSHRFKGPISWFSSDGQRGFWDYIRLACSKVPNNCVSSIENMENISTSRAKGRAWIRVALMEKRMSEYISTALQDTRTTRRFYDDGAIMLRDESMVLTGMLIGLSAIDFSFCLKGEVMDGKTPVVIDYTPYLKFTQSYDYLSEEEERGSVESSTSEDSSPEHPYLPLVTDEDSWYNKWRKMEQKFRIVYAQKGYLEELVRLRESQLKDLEAQNKRLKLRLEEVVVQNQLEKRELEGIILELQEQLTGLIPCENPQLAQLSKEMVTPLVNQWPSLGTLNGNESGSDSKLYRRHSFMSTDQLSAENSLSSDSQRLGEGKREGEPWGPLGKDPTPSMLGLCGSLASLPSCKSLASLKSNECLVSDSTEASPTRSPS, from the exons ATGGAAAcgagctgcctgcaggctgccATGGCTCTGGGGCTCTCCTCCAAGAAAGCCTCCTCCAGAAACATCGCCGTGGAGAGGAAAAACCTCATCACCGTCTGCAG GTTCTCAGTGAAGACCCTGCTGGAGAAATACACGGCGGAGCCCATCGACGACTCCTCCGAGGAGTTCGTTAACTTTGCCGCCATCCTCGAGCAGATCCTCAGCCACCGCTTTAAAG GCCCCATCAGTTGGTTCAGCTCGGATGGGCAGCGTGGGTTTTGGGATTACATCCGCCTGGCCTGCAGCAAGGTCCCCAACAACTGCGTCAGCAGCATCGAGAACATGGAGAACATCAGTACCTCCAGGGCCAAG GGCCGGGCTTGGATCCGCGTGGCGCTGATGGAGAAGCGCATGTCCGAGTACATCTCCACGGCCCTGCAGGACACGCGGACCACCAG GAGGTTTTACGATGATGGGGCCATCATGCTGCGGGATGAATCCATGGTGCTCACGGGGATGCTCATCGGGCTCAGCGCCATCGACTTCAG CTTCTGCCTGAAGGGCGAGGTGATGGACGGTAAAACGCCCGTGGTCATCGACTACACGCCCTACCTGAAGTTCACGCAGAG CTACGACTACCTgagcgaggaggaggagcggggcagCGTGGAGAGCAGCACGAGTGAGGACAGCTCCCCCGAACACCCCTACCTGCCCCTGGTCACCGACGAGGACAGCTGGTACAACAAGTGGCGCAAGATGGAGCAGAAATTTCGCATCGTTTATGCCCAAAAG GGAtacctggaggagctggtgcgGCTGCGGGAGTCGCAGCTGAAGGACCTGGAGGCGCAGAACAAGCGGCTGAAGCTGCGCctggaggaggtggtggtgcaGAACcagctggagaagagggagCTGGAGGGCATCATCCTGGAGCTGCAAGAGCAGCT GACGGGACTGATCCCCTGCGAGAACCCGCAGCTGGCCCAGCTCTCCAAGGAGATGGTGACACCCCTGGTGAACCAGTGGCCCTCGCTGGGGACCCTCAACGGCAACGAGAGTGGCTCAGACAGCAAGCTCTACAGGAG GCACAGCTTCATGAGCACCGACCAGCTCTCGGCCGAGAACAGCCTCAGCTCCGACTCCCAGCGCCTGGGCGAGGGCAAGCGCGAAGGCGAGCCCTGGGGCCCCTTGG GGAAGGACCCCACGCCCTCCATGCTGGGGCTCTGCGGCTCCCTggcctccctgcccagctgcaaGTCCCTGGCCAGTCTCAAATCCAACGAGTGCCTGGTGAGCGACAGCACCGAAGCCAGCCCGACCCGCAGCCCCAGCTGA
- the SLC25A39 gene encoding mitochondrial glutathione transporter SLC25A39 isoform X2 — MAEKTSPSPGGGITPLQQMLASGTGAILTSLFVTPLDVVKIRLQAQRTPFSKGKCFLYCNGLMDHLYVCQNGNGCTAWYKAPTHFTGTLDAFVKITRYEGIRSLWSGLPPTLVMAVPATVIYFTTYDQLRDYLHARTGSRGHHIPLLAGALARLGAVTVISPLELIRTKMQSRQLSYRELGVCIQSAVAQDGWLSLWRGWGPTVLRDVPFSALYWFNYEVVKEWLCRQARLDEATFMISFTSGAISGTVAAVLTLPFDVVKTQRQIELGDSEVHPVAASKPSSTWLLMQRIRAESGTRGLFAGFLPRVIKVAPACAIMISTYEFGKTFFQKLNQERRLRGL; from the exons ATGGCTGAGAAGACGTCACCGAGCCCCGGCGGGGGCATTACGCCGCTGCAGCAGATGCTGGCCTCAGGGACGGGGGCCATCCTCACCTCCCTCTTCG TGACGCCGCTGGACGTGGTGAAGATCCGGCTGCAGGCCCAGAGGACCCCCTTCTCCAAAG GGAAGTGTTTCCTCTACTGCAACGGGCTCATGGACCATCTGTATGTCTGCCAGAACGGCAACGGCTGCACTGCCTGGTACAAGGCCCCCACCCACTTCACAGGCACACTG GATGCTTTTGTGAAGATCACACGCTATGAGGGCATCAGGTCTCTGTGGAGCGGCTTGCCCCCCACCCT GGTCATGGCTGTGCCAGCCACCGTCATTTATTTCACCACCTACGACCAGCTCCGGGACTACCTGCATGCTCGGACGGGAAGCCGGGGGCACCACATCCCCTTGCTGGCGGGGGCCCTTGCCAGGC TGGGCGCCGTGACGGTCATCAGCCCCTTGGAGCTCATCCGCACCAAGATGCAGTCCCGGCAGCTCAGCTACCGGGAACTGGGTGTCTGCATCCAGTCGGCAGTGGCTCAGGATGGCTGGCTGTCCCtctggaggggctggggacccACCGTGCTGCGAGATGTCCCCTTCTCAG CTCTCTACTGGTTTAACTATGAGGTGGTGAAGGAATGGCTCTGCAGGCAGGCCCGGCTGGATGAGGCCACGTTCATGATCAGCTTCACATCCGGGGCCATCTCTGGGACG GTGGCTGCAGTGCTGACGCTGCCCTTTGATGTGGTGAAGACCCAGCGGCAGATTGAGTTGGGAGACAGCGAGGTGCACCCAG TCGCAGCCTCGAAGccttcctccacctggctgctCATGCAGCGCATCCGTGCCGAGTCTGGCACTCGGGGGCTGTTTGCAG GCTTCCTGCCCCGCGTCATTAAGGTGGCACCCGCCTGCGCCATCATGATCAGCACCTATGAATTTGGCAAGACCTTCTTCCAGAAGCTGAACCAGGAGCGGCGGCTGCGTGGGTTGTga
- the SLC25A39 gene encoding mitochondrial glutathione transporter SLC25A39 isoform X1, with translation MAEKTSPSPGGGITPLQQMLASGTGAILTSLFVTPLDVVKIRLQAQRTPFSKALPVRSVPWGAQQATWKCFLYCNGLMDHLYVCQNGNGCTAWYKAPTHFTGTLDAFVKITRYEGIRSLWSGLPPTLVMAVPATVIYFTTYDQLRDYLHARTGSRGHHIPLLAGALARLGAVTVISPLELIRTKMQSRQLSYRELGVCIQSAVAQDGWLSLWRGWGPTVLRDVPFSALYWFNYEVVKEWLCRQARLDEATFMISFTSGAISGTVAAVLTLPFDVVKTQRQIELGDSEVHPVAASKPSSTWLLMQRIRAESGTRGLFAGFLPRVIKVAPACAIMISTYEFGKTFFQKLNQERRLRGL, from the exons ATGGCTGAGAAGACGTCACCGAGCCCCGGCGGGGGCATTACGCCGCTGCAGCAGATGCTGGCCTCAGGGACGGGGGCCATCCTCACCTCCCTCTTCG TGACGCCGCTGGACGTGGTGAAGATCCGGCTGCAGGCCCAGAGGACCCCCTTCTCCAAAG CGTTGCCAGTGCGGTCTGTGCCCTGGGGCGCTCAGCAGGCCACAT GGAAGTGTTTCCTCTACTGCAACGGGCTCATGGACCATCTGTATGTCTGCCAGAACGGCAACGGCTGCACTGCCTGGTACAAGGCCCCCACCCACTTCACAGGCACACTG GATGCTTTTGTGAAGATCACACGCTATGAGGGCATCAGGTCTCTGTGGAGCGGCTTGCCCCCCACCCT GGTCATGGCTGTGCCAGCCACCGTCATTTATTTCACCACCTACGACCAGCTCCGGGACTACCTGCATGCTCGGACGGGAAGCCGGGGGCACCACATCCCCTTGCTGGCGGGGGCCCTTGCCAGGC TGGGCGCCGTGACGGTCATCAGCCCCTTGGAGCTCATCCGCACCAAGATGCAGTCCCGGCAGCTCAGCTACCGGGAACTGGGTGTCTGCATCCAGTCGGCAGTGGCTCAGGATGGCTGGCTGTCCCtctggaggggctggggacccACCGTGCTGCGAGATGTCCCCTTCTCAG CTCTCTACTGGTTTAACTATGAGGTGGTGAAGGAATGGCTCTGCAGGCAGGCCCGGCTGGATGAGGCCACGTTCATGATCAGCTTCACATCCGGGGCCATCTCTGGGACG GTGGCTGCAGTGCTGACGCTGCCCTTTGATGTGGTGAAGACCCAGCGGCAGATTGAGTTGGGAGACAGCGAGGTGCACCCAG TCGCAGCCTCGAAGccttcctccacctggctgctCATGCAGCGCATCCGTGCCGAGTCTGGCACTCGGGGGCTGTTTGCAG GCTTCCTGCCCCGCGTCATTAAGGTGGCACCCGCCTGCGCCATCATGATCAGCACCTATGAATTTGGCAAGACCTTCTTCCAGAAGCTGAACCAGGAGCGGCGGCTGCGTGGGTTGTga
- the RUNDC3A gene encoding RUN domain-containing protein 3A isoform X1 — METSCLQAAMALGLSSKKASSRNIAVERKNLITVCRFSVKTLLEKYTAEPIDDSSEEFVNFAAILEQILSHRFKGPISWFSSDGQRGFWDYIRLACSKVPNNCVSSIENMENISTSRAKGRAWIRVALMEKRMSEYISTALQDTRTTRRFYDDGAIMLRDESMVLTGMLIGLSAIDFSFCLKGEVMDGKTPVVIDYTPYLKFTQSYDYLSEEEERGSVESSTSEDSSPEHPYLPLVTDEDSWYNKWRKMEQKFRIVYAQKGYLEELVRLRESQLKDLEAQNKRLKLRLEEVVVQNQLEKRELEGIILELQEQLTGLIPCENPQLAQLSKEMVTPLVNQWPSLGTLNGNESGSDSKLYRREGPHALHAGALRLPGLPAQLQVPGQSQIQRVPGERQHRSQPDPQPQLRPPAPSPSHGPAARSSIMAED, encoded by the exons ATGGAAAcgagctgcctgcaggctgccATGGCTCTGGGGCTCTCCTCCAAGAAAGCCTCCTCCAGAAACATCGCCGTGGAGAGGAAAAACCTCATCACCGTCTGCAG GTTCTCAGTGAAGACCCTGCTGGAGAAATACACGGCGGAGCCCATCGACGACTCCTCCGAGGAGTTCGTTAACTTTGCCGCCATCCTCGAGCAGATCCTCAGCCACCGCTTTAAAG GCCCCATCAGTTGGTTCAGCTCGGATGGGCAGCGTGGGTTTTGGGATTACATCCGCCTGGCCTGCAGCAAGGTCCCCAACAACTGCGTCAGCAGCATCGAGAACATGGAGAACATCAGTACCTCCAGGGCCAAG GGCCGGGCTTGGATCCGCGTGGCGCTGATGGAGAAGCGCATGTCCGAGTACATCTCCACGGCCCTGCAGGACACGCGGACCACCAG GAGGTTTTACGATGATGGGGCCATCATGCTGCGGGATGAATCCATGGTGCTCACGGGGATGCTCATCGGGCTCAGCGCCATCGACTTCAG CTTCTGCCTGAAGGGCGAGGTGATGGACGGTAAAACGCCCGTGGTCATCGACTACACGCCCTACCTGAAGTTCACGCAGAG CTACGACTACCTgagcgaggaggaggagcggggcagCGTGGAGAGCAGCACGAGTGAGGACAGCTCCCCCGAACACCCCTACCTGCCCCTGGTCACCGACGAGGACAGCTGGTACAACAAGTGGCGCAAGATGGAGCAGAAATTTCGCATCGTTTATGCCCAAAAG GGAtacctggaggagctggtgcgGCTGCGGGAGTCGCAGCTGAAGGACCTGGAGGCGCAGAACAAGCGGCTGAAGCTGCGCctggaggaggtggtggtgcaGAACcagctggagaagagggagCTGGAGGGCATCATCCTGGAGCTGCAAGAGCAGCT GACGGGACTGATCCCCTGCGAGAACCCGCAGCTGGCCCAGCTCTCCAAGGAGATGGTGACACCCCTGGTGAACCAGTGGCCCTCGCTGGGGACCCTCAACGGCAACGAGAGTGGCTCAGACAGCAAGCTCTACAGGAG GGAAGGACCCCACGCCCTCCATGCTGGGGCTCTGCGGCTCCCTggcctccctgcccagctgcaaGTCCCTGGCCAGTCTCAAATCCAACGAGTGCCTGGTGAGCGACAGCACCGAAGCCAGCCCGACCCGCAGCCCCAGCTGAGACCCCCGGCCCCCTCGCCGTCCCACGGCCCAGCTGCCCGGTCCAGCATCATGGCAGAGGACTGA